Proteins encoded within one genomic window of Streptomyces sp. NBC_00523:
- a CDS encoding N-6 DNA methylase codes for MPENATEVTAAGIARLAGVGRAAVSNWRRRHADFPHPVGGTETSPSFALAEVERWLRDQGKLVEVPLRERVWQQLAGHPAGPVTALVHTGCALLLVNRSPAAWREITGVSDERMAGVLSLALDDALADRFGPAGNGRAVRTPDRAELLPSVPLLRGAAELAAGTGGTGVHETYEFLLGRQLDANPRQYTLTPPGLAELMAELAGTGGPGVRTVLDPAAGTGALLTAALGPADAAGAPDTTSRPTALHAQESDPGLAAVTALRLALRTADTPRTTPGDRTLDVRTGDTLRTDAFPRLAADAVLCHPPFNERNWGHDELAYDPRWEYGFPARTESELAWVQHALARLRDGGTAVLLMPPAAASRRSGRRIRADLLRRGALRAVIALPAGAAPPYGIPLHLWVLRRPGTEPQPTPELLLIDTAEPAEQTTGGGRDRLDLTALRHAVLDAWHAYEGQQPQPTAPHSAASRTVPVIELLDDDVDLAPARHLPSPAATGGPAELVGVRERLTTTLGLATSLTPPPPAPTAPAHRPLTTLGELARAGALQLRHGGAGTGTGPVLTEHDVLGGAPPSGAPATGAPATGAPEEPVLVEAGDVVVPVLGGVTVVRVVDEATAGAALGRNLQLLRPDPAVLDPWFLAGFLRGTTNNRQASSHASTATRLDARRLQLPRLPLAEQRRYGERFRALAAFEDALRLAGRLGGQLVQGLYDGLTDGTVTPE; via the coding sequence GTGCCGGAGAACGCGACAGAGGTGACCGCCGCCGGGATCGCCCGCCTGGCAGGCGTGGGGCGCGCCGCCGTCAGCAACTGGCGCCGTCGGCATGCCGACTTCCCCCACCCCGTGGGCGGCACCGAGACCAGCCCGTCCTTCGCCCTGGCCGAGGTCGAGCGATGGCTCCGGGACCAGGGCAAGCTGGTCGAGGTCCCCCTCCGTGAACGCGTCTGGCAGCAGCTCGCCGGCCACCCGGCGGGCCCCGTCACGGCCCTCGTCCACACCGGCTGCGCCCTGCTCCTGGTGAATCGCAGCCCCGCCGCCTGGCGGGAGATCACCGGCGTGTCCGACGAGCGGATGGCCGGGGTGCTCTCGCTCGCCCTGGACGACGCCCTCGCCGACCGCTTCGGCCCCGCCGGGAACGGGCGCGCCGTCCGCACCCCGGACCGCGCCGAGCTCCTGCCGTCCGTGCCGCTACTGCGCGGCGCCGCCGAGCTGGCCGCCGGGACCGGCGGGACCGGCGTCCACGAGACGTACGAGTTCCTGCTCGGCCGTCAGCTGGACGCCAACCCGCGCCAGTACACGCTCACCCCGCCCGGACTCGCCGAACTGATGGCGGAGCTGGCCGGTACCGGCGGTCCGGGCGTGCGCACGGTGCTCGACCCGGCGGCGGGCACCGGCGCCCTGCTGACCGCGGCCCTCGGCCCGGCGGACGCCGCGGGAGCCCCCGACACCACGAGCCGCCCCACCGCCCTCCACGCCCAGGAGAGCGACCCCGGCCTCGCCGCCGTCACCGCGCTCCGCCTCGCCCTGCGCACCGCGGACACCCCGCGCACCACCCCCGGCGACCGCACCCTCGACGTGCGCACCGGGGACACCCTGCGCACCGACGCCTTCCCGCGCCTGGCCGCCGACGCGGTGCTCTGCCACCCGCCGTTCAACGAGCGCAACTGGGGCCACGACGAACTCGCCTACGACCCGCGCTGGGAGTACGGCTTCCCCGCCCGCACCGAGTCCGAACTCGCCTGGGTGCAGCACGCGCTGGCCCGGCTGCGCGACGGCGGCACCGCCGTCCTCCTGATGCCCCCCGCCGCCGCCTCCCGCCGCTCCGGCCGCCGCATCCGCGCCGACCTGCTGCGCCGGGGCGCCCTGCGCGCCGTCATCGCGCTCCCGGCCGGCGCCGCACCCCCGTACGGCATCCCGCTCCACCTGTGGGTGCTCCGCAGGCCCGGCACCGAGCCGCAGCCCACGCCCGAACTGCTGCTGATCGACACCGCGGAGCCCGCCGAGCAGACCACCGGCGGAGGCCGTGACCGCCTCGACCTGACCGCCCTGCGCCACGCGGTACTCGACGCCTGGCACGCGTACGAGGGACAGCAGCCGCAGCCCACGGCACCGCACTCCGCCGCCTCCCGCACCGTCCCTGTCATCGAACTCCTCGACGACGACGTGGACCTCGCCCCCGCCCGCCACCTCCCGTCCCCCGCCGCCACCGGCGGGCCCGCCGAGCTCGTCGGCGTACGGGAGCGGCTGACCACGACCCTGGGCCTCGCCACGAGCCTCACCCCGCCGCCCCCCGCGCCCACCGCACCCGCGCACCGCCCGCTCACCACCCTCGGCGAACTCGCCCGCGCGGGCGCCCTCCAGCTGCGCCACGGAGGCGCGGGCACCGGGACCGGCCCCGTCCTCACCGAGCACGACGTGCTGGGCGGCGCACCGCCCTCCGGCGCCCCGGCCACCGGCGCCCCGGCCACCGGCGCCCCCGAGGAGCCCGTCCTGGTCGAGGCGGGCGACGTCGTCGTTCCCGTGCTCGGCGGCGTCACCGTCGTCCGGGTCGTGGACGAGGCCACCGCGGGCGCCGCGCTCGGCCGCAACCTCCAGCTGCTGCGTCCCGACCCGGCCGTGCTCGACCCCTGGTTCCTCGCCGGCTTCCTGCGCGGCACCACCAACAACCGGCAGGCCAGCAGCCACGCCTCCACCGCCACCCGGCTCGACGCCCGCCGCCTCCAACTGCCGCGCCTGCCCCTGGCGGAGCAGCGGCGGTACGGCGAACGGTTCCGCGCGCTCGCCGCGTTCGAGGACGCGCTGCGGCTCGCCGGAAGGCTCGGCGGACAGCTCGTCCAGGGCCTCTACGACGGTCTGACGGACGGTACGGTCACGCCGGAGTGA
- a CDS encoding DUF4190 domain-containing protein, protein MSQFTQPPQSPQPPHSQPQQPYGPAHAPGLRPARNGLGIAALILGLIGAVSGLIPFLFWLAGILGTIALILGLVGRGRAKRGEATNKKMATFGTVLALIALIMSVVGAVITFRAVGDAVDDLNKAVSDTKTSAKPKAGEDAGKGKGAEKEKSGDDKAGKEEKPTGEALEAGDGIVYDDDLTVTVGDATKYSPGEFAAGHTKGNKAYQVAVVIENAGKEKFDSALVTVEGRAGKDGVDAEQIFDDKVGSGFTGTILPGKKVTVLYAFDAPADAKNLTVEVSPSFTYDSTQWDLKL, encoded by the coding sequence ATGTCCCAGTTCACGCAGCCGCCGCAGTCCCCGCAGCCCCCGCACTCCCAGCCGCAGCAGCCGTACGGCCCCGCTCACGCGCCCGGCCTGCGCCCCGCGCGCAACGGACTGGGCATCGCCGCCCTGATCCTCGGGCTCATCGGCGCGGTGTCGGGCCTCATCCCGTTCCTCTTCTGGCTGGCGGGCATTCTCGGGACGATCGCGCTGATCCTGGGGCTCGTGGGCCGGGGCCGCGCCAAGAGGGGCGAGGCGACGAACAAGAAGATGGCCACGTTCGGCACGGTCCTCGCACTGATCGCGCTGATCATGTCGGTGGTCGGCGCGGTGATCACCTTCAGGGCGGTGGGCGACGCGGTGGACGACCTGAACAAGGCGGTGTCGGACACGAAGACGTCCGCGAAGCCGAAGGCGGGCGAGGACGCCGGCAAGGGCAAGGGCGCGGAGAAGGAGAAGTCCGGCGACGACAAGGCCGGCAAGGAGGAGAAGCCCACCGGTGAGGCGCTGGAGGCCGGTGACGGGATCGTGTACGACGACGACCTCACGGTCACGGTGGGCGACGCGACGAAGTACTCCCCCGGCGAGTTCGCGGCCGGTCACACCAAGGGCAACAAGGCGTACCAGGTCGCCGTGGTGATCGAAAACGCGGGCAAGGAGAAGTTCGACTCGGCGCTGGTCACCGTCGAAGGACGGGCCGGGAAGGACGGGGTCGACGCGGAGCAGATCTTCGACGACAAGGTCGGCTCGGGCTTCACCGGCACGATCCTGCCGGGCAAGAAGGTCACGGTGCTCTACGCGTTCGACGCACCGGCCGACGCGAAGAACCTCACCGTGGAGGTCAGCCCCAGCTTCACGTA